Proteins encoded by one window of Gemmatimonadota bacterium:
- a CDS encoding ABC transporter substrate-binding protein, with amino-acid sequence MKSCNTIFCFALIGLLVLPCDADQLVLMSPHSDEIQNEFESAFVAFYKETTERDVRVEWLDIGAGTSSILRYIKSEFGRSPEGIGIDIFFGGGTAPYVDLSERGLCQPYRLSDAALNRLPAQIGGVPLYDSAYQWYGATLSGFGIVYNRRVIEILNLPLPQTWADLGAPELFSWVGSGDPRKSGSVHMAYELILQAYGWERGWEVITTMGANVRNFGQGGSYAPREVAVGEVAYGLSIDFYAWAQVAEVGDEYVGFVMPDNLTIVNPDGIAILKGAPNLEVAQVFLEFVMSDAGQKLWFLKKGVPGGPVNKQLNRFTVLPDLYTRYQSDAAVTLNPFEWRSDLIYDAELGSGRWRVLNDLIGVMVIDSQRALQATWKDAMTDGVSEEERKKLSSVPISEAEALKLEQLWGDAEMRNRTMADWTDFARDKYGARDVPLSVRITNAITLFFPMGIACCVVAYLWRLRRN; translated from the coding sequence ATGAAATCTTGCAATACCATTTTTTGTTTTGCTCTTATCGGGTTGCTGGTTTTGCCATGTGATGCTGATCAGTTGGTGTTGATGTCGCCACATTCAGATGAGATCCAAAACGAGTTTGAGTCGGCTTTTGTGGCTTTTTATAAAGAGACCACAGAGCGAGATGTGCGGGTAGAGTGGCTCGATATTGGCGCGGGCACGAGTTCGATTTTGCGTTATATCAAATCGGAATTTGGGCGGTCGCCAGAGGGTATTGGCATCGATATTTTTTTTGGCGGAGGCACCGCGCCTTATGTAGATTTGTCTGAGCGCGGGCTGTGCCAACCCTATCGGTTGTCCGATGCTGCGCTCAATCGATTGCCCGCGCAGATTGGGGGGGTTCCGCTTTACGATTCGGCCTATCAATGGTATGGTGCAACGCTGTCGGGTTTTGGCATTGTGTATAATCGGCGCGTGATTGAAATTTTGAATTTACCCCTCCCCCAAACCTGGGCAGATTTGGGCGCGCCGGAATTGTTTTCGTGGGTTGGTTCGGGCGATCCGCGCAAGAGTGGCAGCGTTCACATGGCTTATGAATTGATTTTGCAGGCTTATGGCTGGGAAAGAGGATGGGAAGTGATTACCACAATGGGGGCCAATGTGCGAAATTTTGGACAAGGTGGCTCTTATGCCCCCAGGGAAGTCGCTGTGGGCGAAGTGGCTTATGGTTTGTCTATTGACTTTTATGCATGGGCACAAGTCGCAGAAGTGGGCGATGAATACGTGGGCTTTGTGATGCCCGATAATTTGACCATTGTCAATCCCGATGGCATCGCCATCTTAAAGGGTGCGCCAAACCTGGAGGTGGCACAGGTATTTTTGGAGTTTGTGATGTCCGATGCGGGGCAGAAGCTCTGGTTTTTGAAAAAGGGCGTGCCGGGCGGTCCTGTCAATAAGCAGTTGAACCGATTTACCGTATTGCCAGATCTGTACACGCGCTATCAAAGTGATGCTGCGGTGACGTTAAATCCCTTTGAATGGCGTTCCGATTTGATATATGATGCTGAACTGGGTAGCGGGCGCTGGCGCGTGTTGAACGATTTGATCGGCGTGATGGTCATTGACTCACAGCGGGCATTGCAAGCTACCTGGAAGGACGCGATGACAGATGGCGTGTCAGAAGAAGAACGCAAGAAGCTGTCATCTGTACCTATTTCTGAGGCTGAAGCACTGAAGTTGGAGCAGTTGTGGGGAGATGCCGAGATGCGCAATCGCACAATGGCTGACTGGACGGATTTTGCGCGCGACAAATACGGTGCTCGCGATGTGCCTTTGTCTGTGCGTATTACCAATGCGATTACTCTGTTTTTCCCCATGGGTATTGCCTGCTGTGTGGTGGCTTATTTGTGGCGTTTGCGCAGGAATTAA